The genomic stretch ACCTTGAGCGATGGCGCCGCGACAAAGACGAACGGCGAGTTGGCGAGCATCGCCACGCCGGTCAGGTCGCGGCCGGGATCGTACGGCAGCTTCGGATACAGGAACGGGTTGAAGCTCAGGTTCGACACGCCGGCAAAGAACAGGGTGTAGCCGTCAGCGGGCTGGCCGATCACATAGGTGATCGCCAGCGTGCCGTTGGCACCGGGCTTGTTCTCGACCACCACCGGCTGCTGCCACGCGCGGCTGAGCTTCTCCGCCAGTGCGCGCGCCAGCACGTCGTTGCCGGTACCGCCGGCTTGCGGCACGACCAGCCGCACCGGTTTCGAAGGGAAGGCCTGCGCGTGCCCGATACCAGGCAGCGTCATCGCTACCGCGGTTGCGGCCAGCCCGGCCAGAAGTTGTCGCCGATCCATATTGCATCCTGTTGTTTTGCCACGATACGCCGCGCTTTCCGCAGCGTGCGGAACGCAATGTACCATGTGGTACACGAACCGGCAAAATCGGGGTTTACGCCGATGCCCACGGCAATTTCGGCGAAGTACCGGCGGCGGAGCCGCTTACTTTCCGGCTTGGGGAGGCGCCGCCATCATGGCGGCGAAGTACTTCAGTGCGGCCGTCGTGCCCTTGCGGTCGCCTGTGGTGACCAGGTCCAGCAACAGCCCGCGCACCGTGGCCAACTCGACTCGTGCGCGCAGCCTGGCCTCGGCCGCGCCAAGGCCCTGATCGCGCTGCAGGCGAGCAGCCAGCGTGGCGGTCCAGCTGCCGATGACATCTTCGAGAAAACCGCTAAAGCGCTCTCGATCGCGGATCGCGCGGCCATAGATCTCGAACATCAGCTGCATGATCGGCAGGTAGCCCGGCGCGGAATAGCGCTCCCACGCCGCGACCATCGCGGCCTGCGGATCCATGCCCGCCACTTCCATGCGCTGGCGCGCCGCTTGCTCGGCATGGCGGATACGATGCAACAGCGCCTGCCAGAAGCCATCGCCCGAGCCGAAGTAGTAGATCAGCATGCGGTGGCTGGTGCCCAGCGCCTCGGCGACGCTGCGCAGTGAAAGATCGCCCAGGCCGTGGGCAAGGACATGTTCGGTGGCGGCATCCAGCAGCTGGATGGCCTGCTCGCTGGCAGAGCGGTCGATGGCGGGAGGGCTGGATTTCGGCATGGAGTCATGGCAGGGGCGCCAGCCCGGGATTCTACGATACCCGCCATGGCCCTGAGTGACCGGGGCACGACCCGGCAAAGCTGCCGTGCTACAGTCGACAGCGTGCGTCAGACCGACGCACCAGTCCCCCGCCCGCATGAAAACGCTGCTCATCGTCTACCACACCATGACCGGCGGCACGCGCCAGATGGCCGCGGCCGCCGCCGATGCAGCACGCCGGCAGCCCGGCGTCACGGTCGTGCTCAAGACCGCCGCCGAGGCCGGCCCCGACGATGTGCTGGCCGCCGACGGCTACCTGTTCGCCACCCCGGAGAACCTGGCCGCGATCGCGGGCATGATGAAGGACTTCTTCGACCGCTGCTATTACCCCGCGCTGGACCGCATCAACGGCCGGCCCTACGCCGCCATGATCTGCGCCGGCAGCGATGGCCAGAACGCGCTGCGCCAGCTCGAGCGCATCGCCACCGGCTGGCGCCTGAACCGCGTCGCGCCCGGGCTGATCGTCTGCACCCATGCGCAGACGCCGGAGCGCATCCTCGCCCCCAAGCAGATCGAAACCGCCGATCTGGCGCGATGCGCGGAGCTTGGCGAGGGACTCGCCGCGGGGCTGGGCCTGGGGGTGTTCTGAGACGCTTCCGGCCATCGGACAACGGGAGCGCGGGACCGGGAACGGGACTTGCACGACCCACACAATCCCTCTGCGCCCCCTTTGCCATGGAAGACCCCGAAATTACCGCTTCTGAAGCCCGGCGCGATCCGCTGGCCGGCACGGCGCGCGGCGTGATGCGCGTGGTCGATGCGCTGACGCAGACCGCGCTGGTGGTCGCCACCGCCACGCTGGCGTGGGCGCTGTGGCGCCGTTCCGATGCCTATGCGTGGTTCGGCGGGCTCGGCCCCGGCACCGCGGTGACGCTGGCGGTGCTGGTGACGCTGGTGGCGCTGCTGGGGGTCTGGATGGGCGTGCGCACCTGGCGGCGGGTTGGCTGATGCGTCGCTAATCCTTACAACGCCACAGTAAAAACTCGCCACAAACCCGAGGAGATACGGTGCCCGACACTTTGCTTCGCCGTACCGGCCTGCTTGCCGTCGTCACCGGGGCATCCTCCGGCATCGGCTACGAGTTGGCGCGCTGCTGCGCGCAGCGCGGCTATGACCTGCTGATCGCCGCGGACGAGCCGCAGATCGAGATCGCCGCCAGGCAGCTGCGCGACGAAGGCACCGAGGTGACCGCGCTGCAGGCAGACCTGTCCACGCCTGAAGGCGTCGAGCAGGTCTGCGCCGCACTCGGCGGGCGCCGCGTCGACGTGCTGTGCGCCAATGCCGGCCGCGGCCTGGGCCACGCCTTCCTGGACCAGGACTTCGCGGCGATCCAGCGCGTGGTGGAGACCAACGTGACCGGCACCCTGCATCTGCTGCACCGGGTCGGTCGGCTCATGCGCGCGCAGCACGAGGGGCGCATCCTGATCACGGGATCGATCGCCGGCTTCGTCCCGGGCACCTGCCAGGCCGTGTACAACGCGTCCAAGGCCTTCCTGGATTCCTTCTCCTACGCGCTGCGGCATGAGCTGCAGCACACCGGCGTGACCGTCACCTGCCTGATGCCGGGTGCCACCGAAACCGATTTCTTCGAACGTGCGGACCTGCTCGATACCCGGCTCGGCCAGCAGAAGAAGGGCGATCCCGCCGAGGTGGCGCGGATCGGCTTCGATGCCATGATGCGCGGCGAGGGCGAAGTGGTGCCGGGCTGGCAGAACAAGCTGCGCGCCGCCATTGCCATGGTGACGCCCGCCGACGTGCTGGCCGAGCAGCATCGCCGCATGGCCGAGCCGCAGCAGGCGCCGGCGGACAAGCCGCCGGCCGCCTAGTGCTGCGGCCAGGATCAGCCCATGCGCGTGGTGCCGCCGGTGCTGTCGCGTCCCTGGCCGGGACCGCCGCTGCCGGTTTCCATGCCGCCGCCATAGCTGCTGGCGCTGGAGCCGGTGGCACTGCCTGAACTGCTGACGCCGCTGACGCGCCCCTGGCCCGATGGGCCGGACTGCGCCCCTTCGGTGATCCCGGACACGCCGAACGCGCCCGGCGCGCCCAGGCGCACCGCGTTATGGATCTCCTGCACGCCGAAGACATCGTCGACGATGTCCTCGATGCAGTACTTCTGGCGCCGGTCGCGCACGTTGCCGGTCAGGCGCACCACGCCGCCCTGCACTTCGACCTCCACGTCGCGCACATCGACATGGCGCGCATGCGCGAGCCGCTCGCAGATGTCCTCGCGGATGCGCTCGTCGCTGCGCTGGTAGCCCTTGGGGCCGACGCGGTCGCGCCCGCGCGGCAGGTCGCGCCACGCATTGCCGCGGCTGTCGCCACCGCTCTCGCCCCACTCGTCACGCACCTCGCTGCCGCGGCGCCAGGCTTCGTCCTCTTCCCATGGCGGGCGCCGCGAAGAGGTTTCCCAGACACGCTGCGCCGGGCTCGAGCGTCCGCCGTAGTAGCCGGACTCGCGCACGTCGCTGTCGTGCCGCTGGCGGCCTTCATAGCGGCCTTCGCCGTAGTCGCGCGCGGGGCCGCCGCGCTGGCCGTAGCGCCCCTCGCCGTAGCCGCGCGGGTCGTCGCTGCGCGGGTCGTTGCTGCGCGGGTCGTTGCCGCGATTGCGGCGGAATTCATCGGCGTCGCGGTCCTCGCGCCACCAGGAGCCGCCGCCTTCATTTCGGAATGGATGCATCGCTGTCTCCAAGGGTTGAGCTTCCGGCGCGGCCAGGCGGGCCGCGCAGCCAGTCACCGGGGCGCAAGTTCCATACCATTGGCGGGCATGGAGGGCGGCATGCATGCCGCGCGCCCCGCACCAAAGCACACCAAAGCACACCAAAGCAAAGGCGGGCGCCACCGGTATGGGGCGCCCGCCGTTGTCATGAAAGCCGGGTTGCTGCGGGGTTGCCGGGGGGCTCGTCATGCGGCCAGGGGAGTGAGGCCGCGCGGGGCATCGTCCTCGTCTTCATGCACGATCAGCACCACACCGCGCCGCTTGGCCGCGGCCATGCCGATGTTGACGGCGACGTCGCGGTCGTCGCACTGGACCAGGCCCTTGCGCGCGCTTTCGACCGTCAGTTCCCAGCCCTGCGCGGTCTGCCTGATCAGGAAGTTTGCAGCCATGGGTTGCTCCCTGTCGTTGGTGTTCTTGCAGCGTAGCCCATGGACAGAACCGTTAAATCGGCGTCTGTCCGATAGCGTGTGGGCGCTTCTCCTACAGTCGTCGCGGATGGCGTGCCGGGCACCGACAAATTGCGCCAACAACGGACGAGGGCAAATCGCTGCCGTCGATCGCGGAATTGCGATTGTTGACAAGAATCACGGATATAGCCGCGCTGCGATCCAAGAATCCTCGTCAATGACGCAAAGCCAGACCCGGCGGGACGCATGCGGACAGCGCCGCACTGTGACGCGCCGGGGCAGGAGGAGACCATGGACACACACCCTGTCGTTGCCACCGGCGGCTCCGCGGCGGCGGCTTCCGGCCCATTGCCGGCACACGGCCCAAAGAGCGTGCTGCACGAACTGGAGCAAACCCTGCTCGCGATCGAGATGATCGGCCTGGGCGCGCGCCTGCAGGTGCTGGAAGCAGAAGTCTCGCTCCCGCGCGAGCGGCTGACCCGCCTGTACAAGGAGCTTTGCGGAACGTCGCCGCCCAAGGGAATGCTGCCGTTCTCGACCGACTGGTTCCTGAGCTGGCGCCCCAACGCCCATGCCTCGATGCTGCTCGGCGCCTACCGCCACATGGTCCGTGCCGGCCACCTCGACGGCGTCCGTGCCACCCTCGCCGGCTTCCGCATGTATCGCGAACACCTGAGCGTCACCGGCGAGGCCGCCCAGCTCAGCTTTACCCGCGCCTGGATGCTGGTCCGCTTCTATGAGCGCGGCATGCTGCAGCTGGCGCGCTGCCAGTGTTGCCGCGGCGAATTCGTGGTGTGCGCCAACGATGCGCGCCAGCGCTACATCTGCGGCCTGTGCCTGCCGCCGGCACGCGCGGGCAAGTGCCGCAAGCCCGGACCCGCCGGCACGTGAACATCGGTGCCGCGCCGGCGCCATTGTCTGCTGCCGCACAGTCCGGCCACCCGCACCCTTCCATGATGGATGCACCCGACCACCCGCCCCTGGCGCATCCGGAGCCTCGCCCATGTTCAAGATCCCCATGCTCGGCAAGAGGCTGGGCACACCCGCGCCCGAGGCCCGCGGCAAGGCCAGCGCCGAGTCACCTTCCGCGCCCCCCGGCACCAGCGTGCCGCGCAAGGGCATGCCGGAACAGCTTGCGCAGAACCTCAAGACCCAGGGCGACGCCATGATCCAGTACGGCGCGCGGCTGCTGGTGATGCGCGAGATGCTGTGCGCCATGGCGGTGGCGCTGCCGCCCGACGCGCGCGCCAGCGCCCAGCGGCAGTTCCGGCAGCGCATCGACCAGTTACTGTCGCTGACCGACGACCACGTGCTGCCGGCCGAATTCCACACGGCGCTGCTGGCCGAGGTCAATTACTACCTGGGCGAGCTGAAGCAACGCTGACGGCACAGGCTTGCGCATAGCCCGGCATCGGGTGCCGGTTGATACCGGTCGTAACTGCCGTTCCTGGCCCCCTGCCATCGTGCTACAGTGCGCCCTCAGCACAAAGCTGCGCAGCGGCGCATAGCGCACTCCAGCGGCCCGCAACCGGGCGCCGCGGGGATGGCGCGCCAGCGTAGCGCGCGCTTGCCGCTCGCCACCGTTGTGGCGCCGAACCATCGCCGCGCAGCCGCCTGCCCCCGGGGTCCGCCCCGGCCGTCGCTGCCGCCCCCAGGATCTTCATGACGCACCAGCTCCAGGCCGCGCTCACCATTGCAGCCTTCAAGCTCTTTGCCGCCTTGCCCTACGGCGTGACCGCCCGGCTGGGCGACGCCCTCGGCAGGCTGCTGTACCGTATCCCCAGCCGCCGCCGGCGCATCGTCCACACCAACCTGGCGCTGTGCTTCCCGGACATGGATCCGGGCGAGCGCGAG from Cupriavidus nantongensis encodes the following:
- a CDS encoding TetR/AcrR family transcriptional regulator; the protein is MPKSSPPAIDRSASEQAIQLLDAATEHVLAHGLGDLSLRSVAEALGTSHRMLIYYFGSGDGFWQALLHRIRHAEQAARQRMEVAGMDPQAAMVAAWERYSAPGYLPIMQLMFEIYGRAIRDRERFSGFLEDVIGSWTATLAARLQRDQGLGAAEARLRARVELATVRGLLLDLVTTGDRKGTTAALKYFAAMMAAPPQAGK
- a CDS encoding NAD(P)H-dependent oxidoreductase, which codes for MKTLLIVYHTMTGGTRQMAAAAADAARRQPGVTVVLKTAAEAGPDDVLAADGYLFATPENLAAIAGMMKDFFDRCYYPALDRINGRPYAAMICAGSDGQNALRQLERIATGWRLNRVAPGLIVCTHAQTPERILAPKQIETADLARCAELGEGLAAGLGLGVF
- a CDS encoding BON domain-containing protein, with amino-acid sequence MHPFRNEGGGSWWREDRDADEFRRNRGNDPRSNDPRSDDPRGYGEGRYGQRGGPARDYGEGRYEGRQRHDSDVRESGYYGGRSSPAQRVWETSSRRPPWEEDEAWRRGSEVRDEWGESGGDSRGNAWRDLPRGRDRVGPKGYQRSDERIREDICERLAHARHVDVRDVEVEVQGGVVRLTGNVRDRRQKYCIEDIVDDVFGVQEIHNAVRLGAPGAFGVSGITEGAQSGPSGQGRVSGVSSSGSATGSSASSYGGGMETGSGGPGQGRDSTGGTTRMG
- the flhC gene encoding flagellar transcriptional regulator FlhC, with product MDTHPVVATGGSAAAASGPLPAHGPKSVLHELEQTLLAIEMIGLGARLQVLEAEVSLPRERLTRLYKELCGTSPPKGMLPFSTDWFLSWRPNAHASMLLGAYRHMVRAGHLDGVRATLAGFRMYREHLSVTGEAAQLSFTRAWMLVRFYERGMLQLARCQCCRGEFVVCANDARQRYICGLCLPPARAGKCRKPGPAGT
- a CDS encoding SDR family NAD(P)-dependent oxidoreductase encodes the protein MPDTLLRRTGLLAVVTGASSGIGYELARCCAQRGYDLLIAADEPQIEIAARQLRDEGTEVTALQADLSTPEGVEQVCAALGGRRVDVLCANAGRGLGHAFLDQDFAAIQRVVETNVTGTLHLLHRVGRLMRAQHEGRILITGSIAGFVPGTCQAVYNASKAFLDSFSYALRHELQHTGVTVTCLMPGATETDFFERADLLDTRLGQQKKGDPAEVARIGFDAMMRGEGEVVPGWQNKLRAAIAMVTPADVLAEQHRRMAEPQQAPADKPPAA